One region of Streptomyces sp. CG4 genomic DNA includes:
- a CDS encoding protein kinase: MQPLDVDEPATVGPYRLLGRLGSGGMGRVYLGRSAGGRTVAVKIVHPHFALDEEFRARFRREVAAARRVGGAWTAPVLDADPDAPVPWVATAYAAGPSLAAAVTDTGPLPTHTVRALGAGLAEALAAVHELGLVHRDVKPSNVLLTLDGPLLIDFGIARATDGTASLTSTGVSIGSPGYMSPEQILGKGATGAADVFSLGAVLTYAATGEPPFRGDSSAALLYQVVHEAPELGSLAGELRDIAAACLAKDPSARPTPAEVSRRLAPEGAARLVAGGWLPGPLVEQVSRSAVRLLNLDTEETAHSGPVAFDTPSQTEPPAPASSAAGAGVFGPPPVMNPDEPSATPPGKSPASATGGADGAPAGAHSAVPAPRDAPPPGRLSVSVAAASAPVEGARGRRLSCTVVLAVAGALAAGSLVLGLLLRPWSQGGSDNSAGSAPSLTEAPTKASDGPTGGGGATDTTPSPGTIPARYLGTWEGSATGLDGTVPMGTFRLTVHQVAVGAELGRLTQTDPLGGVCTDILTLKRATPTRLIAASVGAKGNHGGCDPSPHQIELTPVGDDLKYTSDSSAEGNPVAVLSRME, translated from the coding sequence ATGCAGCCGCTGGACGTGGACGAGCCGGCCACCGTCGGGCCCTACCGGCTGCTCGGCCGGCTCGGCTCCGGCGGCATGGGCCGGGTCTACCTCGGCCGCAGCGCGGGCGGCCGTACGGTCGCCGTGAAGATCGTGCACCCGCACTTCGCCCTGGACGAGGAGTTCCGCGCCCGCTTCCGGCGCGAGGTGGCCGCCGCCCGCCGGGTCGGCGGCGCCTGGACCGCGCCGGTCCTGGACGCGGACCCGGACGCCCCGGTGCCCTGGGTCGCCACGGCCTACGCGGCCGGCCCGTCCCTCGCCGCGGCCGTCACCGACACCGGCCCGCTGCCCACGCACACCGTACGGGCCCTGGGCGCGGGCCTCGCCGAGGCGCTGGCCGCCGTACACGAACTCGGCCTGGTCCACCGGGACGTGAAGCCGTCGAACGTCCTGCTGACCCTGGACGGGCCGTTGCTGATCGACTTCGGCATCGCCCGTGCCACGGACGGCACGGCGTCCCTGACGTCGACGGGCGTGTCGATCGGCTCGCCGGGCTACATGTCCCCCGAACAGATCCTCGGCAAGGGCGCCACGGGCGCCGCCGACGTCTTCTCCCTCGGCGCGGTCCTCACCTACGCGGCCACCGGCGAACCACCCTTCCGCGGCGACTCCTCGGCCGCGCTGCTCTACCAGGTGGTCCACGAGGCCCCCGAACTGGGCTCCCTGGCAGGCGAGTTGCGCGACATCGCGGCGGCCTGCCTGGCCAAGGACCCGTCCGCCCGGCCGACCCCGGCCGAGGTGAGCCGACGACTCGCCCCCGAAGGCGCCGCCCGCCTGGTCGCCGGCGGCTGGCTGCCCGGGCCTCTGGTGGAACAGGTCAGCCGCAGCGCCGTACGCCTCCTCAACCTGGACACGGAGGAGACGGCCCACTCGGGCCCGGTGGCCTTCGACACCCCTTCGCAGACGGAGCCCCCGGCCCCGGCCTCCTCTGCCGCTGGGGCCGGTGTTTTCGGCCCCCCGCCCGTGATGAACCCCGACGAACCGTCGGCCACCCCGCCTGGGAAATCCCCGGCATCGGCAACCGGCGGTGCGGACGGGGCGCCCGCCGGAGCGCACAGCGCCGTGCCCGCACCGCGTGACGCGCCCCCACCCGGCCGCCTCTCCGTCAGCGTGGCAGCGGCCTCCGCACCGGTGGAGGGCGCCCGCGGCCGCCGGCTGAGCTGCACGGTGGTACTGGCGGTCGCCGGAGCGCTGGCCGCCGGCAGCCTGGTTCTCGGCCTGCTCCTGCGCCCCTGGTCCCAAGGGGGAAGCGACAACAGCGCGGGCAGCGCCCCCTCCCTCACCGAGGCACCGACCAAAGCCTCCGACGGCCCCACCGGCGGTGGCGGCGCCACCGACACCACCCCCTCACCCGGTACGATCCCGGCCCGCTACCTGGGCACCTGGGAAGGCTCCGCCACCGGCCTCGACGGCACCGTCCCCATGGGCACCTTCCGGCTTACCGTCCATCAGGTGGCCGTCGGCGCGGAACTGGGCCGCCTGACCCAGACGGATCCGCTTGGGGGGGTGTGCACCGACATCCTTACGCTGAAGCGGGCGACACCGACCAGGCTCATCGCCGCCTCGGTCGGCGCCAAGGGCAACCATGGGGGCTGCGATCCGTCCCCGCACCAGATCGAGTTGACACCGGTGGGTGACGACCTGAAGTACACGTCGGACAGCTCGGCGGAGGGGAATCCAGTGGCGGTGCTGTCGAGGATGGAGTAG